The Gallus gallus isolate bGalGal1 chromosome 33, bGalGal1.mat.broiler.GRCg7b, whole genome shotgun sequence genomic sequence tcactgccctgcccaggggaAGCCCACCGCTCCCTGTCCTGGTCTGTGTGCTCTTTTTgtacagcaaacactctctggtAGGATTAACCATACGTCTGGAATTGGTCCATGTCCACTGATCATTTGGTGGTTAATACAGCAGATTTCAATGTACAGTCacaatgctgttgtctttcaggagctgttggccatggagacccagaGACATCTCAGGGGAAATGAGtgggaaggataaaaatgacatcctctgctgctgagctgggtcAGGCTCCTGGGTCTTGGGGAGCTGCTACAAGtgggcagtgcagcagagagacagctgtgcccaggagcagctcttctgcacagcacaaaagGGCTGGGGGCATGATCAtcaggagatggggaggagagaagaaagagagcttAGATGTTGTGTGGCACAatagcaggctgagagctcactggaggtgcatttctcactatccttgacaaggtaagtcttTTGTTCCAGGCAATGTATCTTCTTTTCCTGTAGGGATCACTAACTCTGGGACATCCCATTACATATTTGGCTGAAGGTGCTCCATGTTTCTTGTGGAgaaagagctgctccagctgagggcttctgtgctgcagcgtcagagcacagccctgagggctgcgtgtccaaggacagctgcaggctgtgcagccgggggtgcagccgggtgcccagggctgtggtgcagagcagggtccctgctgtgccccaggggctgtgtgccggggcagggactctgccgcctgccaggctcagcactcagcctgcccggggagctgcccagggcgctgcggggagacgtgtggggggaaggagccccccggcagggcaggggccttctgctgccacagctgctgcctggggcagggggatcacagctacgcTGCACCCCAGAATGTTTCCAGGGACACTCTGTAtgaggagaggcaaggcagggatTGTCTTCTTTCTAATCTTAGGGATGGGAAAAAgactggaggcagaaatctaAAAGGGCCTGTCAACAACAAAGAGCTTCTACATCCAAGGTAATGCTGTGAGGTTGGTGAAATGAATATTAGGTGTTGTTTGCATGTTCTATGGTGATGAGGCATTGCTGCAGTACGTTGAGAAATGCTGACTACTTAGTGATGAGCAGTAGACTCCTCTGCTCACATTGGGTCTGACTGCTTTTCACAGTGTTATGGGGGTGCAATCATTCTCCATCTTCCAACTTGTCAAGCTCAGAGCAATTAGAAACATGCCCAGCCATCTCCACTTACTCCACACTAAGCAGCCGTGAATCCCTTTGCCTCTCGGCTCTCATAGGCATTCATACTGAGTGCACCAGAAGCACTCAGAATTTCTCAATTCAGCAAACACTCCATGGACACACTGAGTGAGAGGAGGGAGTACAGAAAAGATTTcactcaaatttatttttatgacccACATGTTTCTGGCTTTGAGCTCACAGATGCTGACAAGCACCTCTCTATTAGAAGTTACTTCATCTGGcacattttgtaaagaaaagttGCCCTCACACAAACACCACATTTCCCTGTATCGACGAGGACAAGACTGCttccttgagagaaaaagtgcaGAAGGCCTCCAGGCAAACTCAGCATCATGAAATGTAGCTCACAACATTGTGATTGCATGaacattttccacacagaaatcTCTGACTTGAACCTTTGTGCTCCTTGGACAGGTCCTGGTGCCCAGAAGTACCAGAtggccaacagcagctccatcagcgagttcctcctcctggcgttggcagacacgcggcagctgcagctcctgcacttctggctcttgctgggcatctacctggctgccctcctgggcaacggcctcatcagcacagccgtagcctgcgaccaccgcctgcacacccccatgtacttcttcctcctcaacctcgccctcctcgacctgggctgcatctccaccactctccccaaagccatggccaatgccctctggcacaccagggccatctcctatgcaggatgtgttgcacaggtctttttctttcttttcttcatctcagcagaatattcccttctcaccatcatgtcctatgaccgctacgttgccatctgcaagcccctgcactatgGGACCCTGCttggcagcagagcttgtgccaccatggcagcagctgcctggggcactgggcttctctattccctgctgcacactgccaatacattttccctgcctctgtgccaaggcaatgctgtgagtcagttcttctgtgaaatcccccagatcctcaagctctcctgctcaaaatccTATCTCAGGGAATTTGGGCTTATTGTGGTCAGTGCCCTCGTGTTCTttgggtgttttgctttcattctcttctcctacgtgcagatcttcagggccgtgctgaggatgccttCTGAGCAGGTAAGACACAAAGCCTtttccacgtgcctccctcacctggccgtcgtctccctgtttctcagtgCTGTCATGTTTGCCCACCTGAagcccttctccatttcctccccATTCCTGGACCTGGTGCTGGCActtctgtactcagtggttcCTCCAACACTGAACCCTATTATttacagcatgaggaacaaggagATCAAGCATGCCCTCAGCAAAGTGTTGCAATATGCACTCTTCCAGCTTCAATAAAGTGCACATCTTTCTCACATGATTCCCAGTGAtggtttttcatgttttatttatgtttgatttttcttgtttttgtcttaGTCTGATACACTgtcctgccaaaaaaaaaaaaaaaaaaaaaaaaaaaagttgctacTCATTCCACTTCTTTCCcatctcctttttgttttctcacagcAAGAGCTCGTATAATTATGGGACCAGATTCCCTGAATAGATTATAAGACACTAAAAAAGCTTTCACAAAATACTTCTTAGCTTTACTCTCTTCCTGTCTTGCCTGGATCTGGGGGAGGTACAGCCACGGACAACTGCACAACACGCTCTTTTCATTCCTGCTCTCTTTACACTGCTCTCAAGTCCTTGCATTTGTGCAGACCTGAAGGTCTTGTGTgtctcaccacagccctgttGTCTCTACAGCAGCACTCCGGGGCTGCAGTCAGTAGGCGGCAATATGATCTGCTGTGTCAGAGCTGGTCTCCTTGCTGTAGCACCATAACAAGAGGGGCTCTTCAGAGCAGGACCAGAGAACTGGAGGCCTCTTCCAAAGGAATGGTGTAAGGAATGTacctcaggagctgctccctgaTAAGACCTTGAGATCTTCTGGTGTTCTTCACTGAGTGACGGGGACAGTTTCAGAGTCCCAAGGTGATCTGTTATGGactcagggcagtgctgtgttttgacatggaaggtggctcagcaccacgcgGTCgtttgctcactgctgttatCTCAACTCTAGGAGCCCCACATTGGGCAACAAAATGACTGTGGTGGTTCAACGCgctgggtggctcagcaccacacagtgctttgtgcactgcccccttcccagtgggatgggaagAGAATTTGGTTGCACAACTTTTGGGCTGAAATAAAGCTATTTCCTAAGAGAGatcaaaggaaagggaaatactTATGACATATACGTATATATGTCTcactggtgtgccagagggaaGGGTGCGAAGGCAATACCCTCACAGAAGTGGTGGACCCCCTGCCCTGTCGCAGACGGACTGAGCAGACGGAGAAGGAGTGTTGGAAGAGCAACCCAGCTCAGCATCATTGGCGCACCCCCTGCCTGCCAACCGCACTCCGCCAGGTCTCACTAAGCCACATGGATGATGGAAATTGAAGGGGAGGTGAGTGCGGAGGCCAGGGAGAATCTGCCTAGGAGGGAGCCTAGGCTGAGGCAGTCACCCCCATGCCTTGAAATTGCCTCTgtcaggaaaggcaggaggggaattGTGGTGGGCGATTCCCTTCTTTGGGGAATGGAGGGCTCCATTTGCAGGCCCGACCCGACCTGTATGGAGGTttgctgcctccctccctgGGGCCCACATCAGAGACATCGCCAGAAAAGTCCTGGGTCTGGTTTGCTCCTCTGATTATTAACCATTACTGATAGTTCAGGTaggcagtgatgaaattgcTCAGGGAAGCCTGCGAGCTTTCAAAAAGGATTTCAGGGGCTCATACTTTCACTCCTACTTTACACTGCCTTTACCTCACTTTTTACTCAGGGTTTACTTACACCCCACTCCAGGTGTACTCatattttacttcagatttACTCACACtatactccaggtttactcacatCTTACTTCAAGTTTACTtgcactttactctgggtttactcacacatTGTTTTGGATTGCCTCACACTTTACACcagtttgttcttttctctgGGTGCCCTCAACTGTACTCCATGTGTTCCCACACCTTACTCCAGCTTTTACTGACACTTGACTCCAGGTTCACACCTAATTTACTCCGGGTTCACTCACACTTGTCTCCAgttttactcacaatttactccGTGTCTGCCCACACCTTACCAGTGGTTTTATTTACAATTTACTCAGGGTTTTACTCAcagtttactcacactttactcctGGCTTTCTCCCTCCTGGTTTTGCTCACACTTCACACCAGGTTTACACATAATTCACTTTGGGTTTACTCTTATGCTGGAGACGGAGAGGTCAGCTCAGCGTTGCTGAATGCTGACTCTctgataatgaggctctggaaaggagacagaagctCTGAATAAACAGGGGTGTTCTGTACCAAGCCATAAGATTAGTTCTCTGCTGATTTTGAAGACTTGTTATGGAATTTGATTGCTTTCTAGCCAATGGattgttagtggaaatgtactgaatatgtgtgtgtcaacggtttaagggctggtccggcccggttccgtgactgGCGGGGCGGAGGGACTTcacaaaatccgcgcctccaggaagggaaacaggggaccccaaactAATTAAAATCAGCGTCcacgatctgaggagaaacaaactaatttactaaatatagtatcggattgtaagataacacactataatacagtataaatcaacaataattgagagaaagattttcTGAGAGCCTTTtcaaaggccttacgctaatactgaagccttgcgtgcagtcgggcgcagcagtagtgagccgatccgacagggaacacggcgagacgagaagaggggcaagtcagatgacctgcgcccttatatctgttataccttgagcaggaatgataacagtactcaaaaaggctcttggggaacgtagttcttcttctcttccagacaggtacctggaactaaagcatttgctctttaactcccagtacactgcatgatgttgtgatgtggaatattgatgaccaaaaatcataaaaccacaacAATGTGTTAGAATATAAAAGGCTTGCTTTAGAAAGTAGTTAGAGACGGCATCATGATCATGATCatcacagcaataaagaaattgTCCTGGCACGAGATCCCTGTGTCGCATTTTAGCCACACTTTGCATTGGGTTTACAGACACTTGATACAAGGTTTAATCTTtatttactctgggtttactcttaCTCTACTCCAGGTATACTCACACTTTACTACAGTTTACCTCCAACATTAATCCGAGTTTATTCACACTTAACTCTGGGTTTACTAACACCTTACTTTGGGTGTACTGATCTTATTCAGGGTTCACTCAAACTTTACTCTGTCTTTTCTCTACGTTTTACTCACACTTGACTCTAGGTTCTCTCACAATTTCCTCCGGgattactcacactttactttgggtttactcagaCCTCACTCAGAGTTTACTCACACTCTACTGCAGACGTACTCACattttactccaggtttacaCACATTTTACAACAAGTTTACTAGGACTTTACTCAGGGTTTACTCACAGCTTATTCTGGgattctgggattttttttttttttacttccaggGCACTTTTGGGATCCCAACCTGCAGCATGAGGCTCCGTGTGCATTCCTCCCTGTAGGACAGCCCAGCCTCACTGAcccacaggcagcccctggcagctatgtgcaggcactgtgtggggcagcatgcCCCCAGAACAGCCCTGACAGCTCACACCGCCATTCTGCCCCCACCAGCTGTaccctgcccagccccagcgtgtcccacacagctcacagccagccctgctccaggctCTGTTGGGCTCTGGGCCTTGATAGGGACCAGGCCGGGCTGCCcattccccagtgcaggcaCTGAGCCCAGTAGGAATGTGGAGTGGTCCCATTTCAGCCATCAGCCCTCAGCAGATTATGGTGAAAAGTGTTGCTGGGAACCACTGGTCTGAGGTCTGGGGCTGGTGGTAGCTTCCTTGAGcagtgtctcctttctgttcatgtAACAAGAAGCTTTGTTGGCTCTGTGCCCTGAGGGACCCTGCTTTGTGGCCCCATGGGCATGGGGTGGTCTCCAGAGCCCCAGGATCACCTCTGactgctccctcctcctgcaggctcccagatgcagcagccctgcagcagagcacccaGAAGAGGGCTCATCCTGTGTATGGTCACAACCAGACCCTGGTgctccagctgcccccagcacccatgCAATCTTGCCCAAGGGCTGTCTTCGGGGAAGTGCAAAAGTTGCAGCGGGgactgaggaacagccacaagGTCATAGGGCTCTGGGTCATACGagcatctgcagggaaatgtcATGCCCAGGACAGCTCCCACCACTATCCATCCCTCCTCTGACCTCCATGGCCATTCCtgggtggctctgtgctggccgTGCTGGTCAGGATGGGCAGCAGACCCAGGTGAATGAGGCCGAGTGCTGCTAAACTCCTCCCTGGGAGTCTGTGGGTATGCAGAGCGAATGGAATAATAAGAGAGCATTTCCAAAAGCACTTGGAACGTTCAGATACAGCAAGAATGACAGGAATCCCTTCCTTCCATGCAGCGGTacatccccactgccacagTGAAGACTGCAGAcacctcatttccctgcagatacAGAGACACTACACAGAGGATACAACAGTCAGCTCTGATCCACATCAAATATGGGAtccaggaggaagagagcaggtTGATGCCTCAGCAGACATGCAGTGAATCAAAATATTAATGTAACAGCACAAGAACCAttaataaacataaaacaacagcaaacaaattaaaaaaaataagaataaaaataaatattataaacatAGATGAGCAATACAGGCCTGCACTGGGACAGTCTGTGAGTCATTTGTAGAGAGATGAGAAGTTTGTTATTAATGAAAAGTGTCCATGACATCAATTTCCCCAATGCGTCTTTGAGGTCCGGGTTCCTCATGTCACAGATGAGGGGGTTAACTGCTGGAGGcagcactgagtacagaaatgacaccaccaggtccagggatggagtGGAAATGGAGGgaggcttcaggtaggcaaacatGCAAGTGGTGACAAAGAGGGagagcacggccaggtgagggaggcatgtggagaaggctttgtgccgtccctgctcagagggcatcctcagcacggccctgaagatctgcacatgGGGCAgcacaatgaagacaaaacacaagGCAGAAGCCACCTTGCTCAGGATGAGCCCTGAACTGagtgaaaaatcttttccttctcttcaggcagAATGACTCCAGTTTCACCCATCACTTTCATCCTCCCACTGTGCATGAGAGCGCAGAACATTGCTCAGTATTCTCCATCATCTCCTCACAAGCTCTCACATGCTGCAGTGATGtgcccacagccttccctgGTTTCTCTGCCAGGGTACACAGCTGCCTCCTACCTGGCTCTTTGTGTACCAAGACAACTGCTCCCCCCCTTCCTACCCAcctcccacctcccaccccGCTGACTGTGTTGGGTTTCCAATCTGTGACTTATCACTGCGATGTCCCTGCCCCATACTTGACACAACCGTGCCTGGACTGCACAGGACAGGTGTGTTTGAGGTGGGAAGAGTTTCCCAAGCACAAGTGCCCATGGCAGCCCTCAGTGCACCACACTTCCAGGCATTCCTGCTTAACAGGtccagtgctgccccagccaTGTCCCACACATGGGTCTGCAGACAGCTACGCTCTACCACCAGGAGCGTGGAGATGGCTTCAGGAAAAAGCTCTGCCATCAacatgcaggcagtgctggaaatggCTGATGTGAGAGGCTGAGGGTGACAAATGTCCAGAGCAACCCTCCTGGTCCACCCATGTCCACAGGGCGTAGACAAGGAGGGGATTATGGAAGTGAAAAGAGAGCAGCAACACAAAgaccacctcctgctgctgtctgtggccATTGGACCTGGGAAACAGCAGCCCcgtctcaaacacagataaggaGATGGAACTCCTGGgcagtgaggggcagccccCATGGACACCAAGGCTGCTGCTCCGTGTTGCAGCTGGGTTCCTGGACCCTGCACTACTCCTGCATACGTCAGTTGCTCCT encodes the following:
- the LOC121108050 gene encoding olfactory receptor 14A16-like; protein product: MANSSSISEFLLLALADTRQLQLLHFWLLLGIYLAALLGNGLISTAVACDHRLHTPMYFFLLNLALLDLGCISTTLPKAMANALWHTRAISYAGCVAQVFFFLFFISAEYSLLTIMSYDRYVAICKPLHYGTLLGSRACATMAAAAWGTGLLYSLLHTANTFSLPLCQGNAVSQFFCEIPQILKLSCSKSYLREFGLIVVSALVFFGCFAFILFSYVQIFRAVLRMPSEQVRHKAFSTCLPHLAVVSLFLSAVMFAHLKPFSISSPFLDLVLALLYSVVPPTLNPIIYSMRNKEIKHALSKVLQYALFQLQ